A genomic region of Azoarcus sp. KH32C contains the following coding sequences:
- a CDS encoding glycosyltransferase, translating to MILTYAFCTYNRADRLEALVAAMRAQTCPIPFEILAVNNNSRDATTDVLARLAAMPGAPLRWVTETTQGIVAARNRAIEESLDSDIMVFIDDDETPLPGLLEAATHAILDEGADCAGGRVAMDFSQHARPAWLGDELLGFLAAVDHGPDAFWITDDSTPIWTANIAYAMRLFRDATELRFDKRYDRKGSAIGGGEDGIMLRALLERGARIRYCPGMAVLHAVEPWRLQRAYFLKLHYHAGLRRGRYQLPPYSRTVLGMPPFLVSQFLRQSLTALRMQLAGRPGALRQAMNATNALGCLVGYGQRGKE from the coding sequence ATGATCCTGACCTACGCCTTCTGCACCTACAACCGTGCCGACCGCCTCGAAGCGCTGGTGGCGGCGATGCGCGCGCAGACCTGTCCGATTCCTTTCGAGATCCTCGCGGTGAACAACAACAGCCGCGATGCGACGACAGACGTGCTCGCTCGGCTCGCCGCGATGCCGGGCGCGCCCTTGCGCTGGGTCACGGAAACCACGCAGGGCATCGTCGCGGCCCGCAACCGGGCGATCGAGGAATCGCTCGATAGCGACATCATGGTCTTCATCGACGACGACGAGACGCCCTTGCCCGGCCTGCTCGAAGCGGCGACGCATGCGATCCTCGACGAAGGCGCCGACTGCGCCGGAGGACGCGTCGCGATGGACTTTTCGCAGCACGCACGGCCGGCCTGGCTCGGCGACGAGTTGCTGGGCTTTCTCGCGGCGGTCGATCACGGTCCGGATGCTTTCTGGATCACCGACGACTCGACGCCGATCTGGACCGCGAACATCGCCTACGCGATGAGACTCTTCCGCGACGCGACTGAGCTGCGCTTCGACAAGCGCTACGACCGCAAGGGCAGCGCGATCGGCGGAGGCGAGGACGGGATCATGCTGCGCGCGCTGCTCGAACGCGGCGCACGGATCCGTTACTGCCCGGGGATGGCCGTGCTCCACGCAGTCGAGCCGTGGCGTCTGCAGCGCGCCTATTTCCTCAAGCTGCATTACCACGCCGGCCTGCGCCGCGGACGCTACCAGTTGCCACCCTACTCGCGCACGGTGCTCGGGATGCCGCCCTTCCTCGTCTCCCAGTTCCTCCGCCAGAGCCTTACCGCGCTGCGCATGCAGCTCGCCGGGCGGCCCGGTGCCTTGCGGCAGGCGATGAACGCGACGAACGCCCTCGGCTGCCTCGTGGGCTACGGGCAGCGGGGGAAGGAATAG
- a CDS encoding sulfotransferase — MTEPQPKPMQAQNPILRGLPKLASLPKLLDPEIRQKNLRLLRWRAREFAWSVMRPAMPDPVFVIGCSRSGTTVTFETIAASGHFLHFDYELPQFWDGLYGPLTNGWESEAADATNARTEHRDRAMAYFYARLGAGPVLDKTCINTLRVPYLHALFPQAKFVFIQRDGRDNISSMIDGWRLGRRDGGFGLQKQFGPSPEPVEINGGEFREWHFFLPPGWRDYNRASLEEVCAYQWLMANRLALDAARDIPPQQWIALRYEDIFERPVAMFREAFERLGLPFDKRIEERCASLASRPTSVVKGVPQKQKWKENNPAAIERILPMIAPLMREMGYDADD; from the coding sequence ATGACCGAACCGCAGCCCAAGCCCATGCAGGCGCAGAACCCGATCTTGCGCGGTTTGCCGAAACTCGCGAGCTTGCCGAAGCTGCTCGATCCCGAGATTCGGCAAAAGAACCTGCGCCTGCTCCGGTGGCGGGCCAGGGAATTCGCGTGGTCCGTGATGCGGCCTGCAATGCCCGATCCGGTCTTCGTGATCGGCTGCTCGCGCTCGGGTACGACGGTCACCTTCGAGACCATCGCCGCGTCCGGCCACTTCCTGCACTTCGATTACGAGCTGCCGCAATTCTGGGACGGCCTGTACGGCCCGCTGACGAACGGCTGGGAGTCGGAAGCCGCCGACGCGACGAACGCGCGCACCGAGCATCGCGACCGGGCCATGGCCTATTTCTACGCGCGCCTCGGCGCCGGGCCGGTGCTCGACAAGACCTGCATCAACACGCTGCGCGTGCCCTACCTGCACGCGCTCTTCCCGCAGGCCAAGTTCGTCTTCATCCAGCGCGACGGTCGCGACAATATCAGCTCGATGATCGATGGCTGGCGACTGGGTCGCCGCGACGGCGGCTTCGGCCTGCAGAAGCAGTTCGGCCCCTCCCCCGAGCCGGTGGAGATCAACGGCGGGGAGTTCCGCGAATGGCATTTCTTCCTCCCGCCCGGCTGGCGCGACTACAACCGGGCGAGCCTCGAGGAAGTGTGTGCGTACCAGTGGCTCATGGCGAACCGCCTTGCGCTCGATGCGGCACGGGACATTCCACCGCAGCAGTGGATCGCACTGCGCTACGAGGACATCTTCGAGCGGCCGGTCGCGATGTTCCGCGAGGCCTTCGAGCGTCTCGGGCTGCCCTTCGACAAGCGCATCGAAGAGCGCTGCGCGAGCCTCGCTTCGCGTCCGACGAGTGTCGTGAAAGGGGTCCCGCAGAAGCAGAAGTGGAAGGAGAACAACCCGGCGGCCATCGAGCGCATCCTGCCGATGATCGCACCGCTGATGCGCGAGATGGGCTATGACGCCGATGACTGA